One genomic region from Drosophila busckii strain San Diego stock center, stock number 13000-0081.31 chromosome 3R, ASM1175060v1, whole genome shotgun sequence encodes:
- the LOC108603650 gene encoding sodium-coupled monocarboxylate transporter 2-like: MVGSLGFVIIKGTYDLGGLAVVLERNRQFDRLVAPDMTFDPTVRMGFLALFVGGAFFKMQANCINQTAVQRFMTLPNLKAVRQTLVLSLLGFILVMAMCIYVGILAFAEYYHCDPITTGLARAKDQVIPLYVMQNAGAIPGVVGLFVAGVFSAALSSLSTALNSLSAVVLKDFVEPHRKQPLSERQTAFVMRAVVVIFGFISMASVPIVQKLGKIMQLSSTVAAITCGPLLGAFSVGMLLPFVNTQSLLTGITFATSFTAYIVVRAQIALATGQMTFPTKPVSVQDCDYTFELPVNWNATSQAHAQSPSLHEISFLWYTFVGALGTVLCALLATLYFGKQDVRQVDKQLVTPVLHKYWYGRYESIAQQDIELEPIE; encoded by the exons ATGGTTGGTTCCTTGGGCTTTGTTATAATCAAGGGCACCTACGATCTGGGCGGCTTGGCGGTTGTGCTAGAACGTAATCGTCAATTTGATCGTTTGGTGGCACCAGA TATGACATTTGATCCAACAGTGCGTATGGGTTTTCTGGCGCTGTTTGTGGGTGGCGCCTTCTTCAAAATGCAGGCCAATTGCATTAATCAAACAGCGGTGCAACGCTTTATGACGTTGCCCAATTTAAAAGCAGTCAGGCAAACGCTTGTGCTGTCACTACTTGGCTTCATATTGGTTATGGCCATGTGCATTTATGTGGGCATCTTGGCCTTTGCAGAATACTATCACTGTGATCCCATCACCACTGGC CTTGCACGTGCCAAGGATCAGGTGATACCCTTGTATGTAATGCAAAACGCTGGCGCTATACCAGGCGTGGTGGGCCTCTTTGTTGCCGGCGTCTTTAGCGCTGCGCTGAGCTCGCTCTCGACGGCGCTCAACTCGCTCTCCGCTGTGGTGCTCAAGGACTTTGTGGAGCCACATCGCAAGCAGCCTTTAAGCGAACGCCAGACTGCCTTTGTTATGAGAGCAGTTGTTGTCATCTTTGGCTTCATATCCATGGCCAGCGTACCCATTGTGCAGAAGCTCGGCAAGATTATGCAGCTTTCCTCCACAGTAGCTGCCATCACCTGCGGCCCACTGCTGGGCGCCTTCTCCGTCGGCATGCTATTGCCGTTTGTAAATACACAG AGTCTGCTGACGGGCATTACATTTGCCACTAGCTTCACTGCTTACATTGTGGTGCGTGCTCAGATTGCTTTAGCTACTGGGCAAATGACGTTTCCTACCAAACCCGTATCGGTGCAGGACTGTGACTACACCTTTGAGCTGCCTGTCAATTGGAATGCAACTAGCCAAGC ccaTGCACAGAGTCCCAGTCTGCATGAAATATCCTTCCTATGGTACACATTCGTTGGTGCCTTGGGCACAGTTTTATGCGCACTGCTGGCCACACTCTACTTTGGCAAACAGGATGTGCGTCAAGTCGATAAGCAGCTCGTCACGCCTGTGCTGCATAAGTATTGGTATGGCCGCTATGAAAGCATAGCCCAGCAGGATATAGAGCTGGAGCCTATAGAATAA
- the LOC108603649 gene encoding uncharacterized protein LOC108603649 isoform X1 has product MFPNYCFKKSAEDLGYEVLFLPKLRYDSESHCNSRCRLRSKSHTRNCAKMHCNDLISLQALREHTERVRQSQLTESNHSPEPNSVPRNIEFRLPPNDQQQEQSAREAAGQEPSSETLAAGKSSEQIDANQELQDSCADFFNIIYENVLEAVHGAIENMVSKHFQCILSKVDQLTVDMLHQDTLLNSMNKDLTAKIAEQTDTSINQFKFIAQMLIDSQTIFYRALNQQKRSKQRKEDRDTREELCSKTSEATSQSTPIPNSVPSVRQHQLWEQQDLNFYHTQVNGNGINNSSSSRADKPKSDCKPSSMRRTPKGVSTASMPELHRRISLMSTTVHKLKQSQCTRSPTPSFWTPTQCSSAGRKSRCQCGSPARSPDNHYPNICSSTAPRGLRLRS; this is encoded by the exons ATGTTTCCCAACTATTGCTTTAAGAAGAGTGCCGAGGACTTGGGCTATGAGGTGCTATTTCTGCCAAAGCTGCGATATGACAGCGAGTCCCACTGCAACTCGCGCTGCCGGCTGCGCTCCAAGTCACACACACGTAACTGCGCCAAAATGCACTGCAATGATTTGATCTCATTGCAAGCGCTGCGCGAGCACACGGAGCGCGTGCGTCAGTCCCAGTTGACTGAGAGCAATCACAGTCCGGAGCCCAACAGCGTGCCACGCAATATAGAGTTTCGTTTGCCACCCAACGatcagcagcaggagcagtcAGCACGCgaagctgctggccaagagcCGTCAAGCGAAACTTTAGCCGCGGGCAAGTCCAGCGAGCAGATTGATGCAAATCAGGAATTGCAAGACTCCTGCGCAGACTTTTTCAATATCATATACGAAAATGTATTGGAGGCCGTGCACGGAGCCATTGAGAATATGGTGAGCAAACACTTTCAGTGCATTCTTAGCAAGGTGGATCAACTTACAGTCGACATGTTGCATCAGGACACGCTTCTCAATTCAATGAACAAGGACTTAACAGCGA AAATTGCGGAGCAAACTGACACAAGCATTAATCAATTCAAGTTCATAGCGCAGATGCTCATCGAtagccaaacaattttttatcgCGCGCTCAATCAACAGAAGCGCTCCAAGCAACGCAAGGAAGACCGTGACACGCGTGAAGAGCTGTGCTCTAAGACTAGCGAAGCCACTAGCCAATCAACTCCTATACCCAACTCTGTGCCTTCTGTGCGGCAGCATCAGTTGTGGGAGCAGCAAGACTTGAACTTTTATCATACACAGGTCAACGGCAACggcatcaacaacagcagcagcagtagagcAGACAAGCCAAAATCAGATTGCAAGCCATCGAGCATGCGTCGCACGCCCAAGGGCGTAAGCACAGCCAGCATGCCCGAACTGCATAGACGCATCTCCTTAATGTCCACAACAGTTCACAAGCTGAAGCAGTCGCAGTGTACGCGCTCACCCACACCCTCCTTCTGGACGCCCACGCAGTGCAGCTCAGCAGGCCGTAAGTCTCGTTGTCAGTGCGGCTCGCCCGCACGTTCGCCAGACAATCATTATCCCAATATCTGCAGCTCCACAGCGCCACGTGGACTGAGACTACGCAGCTAA
- the LOC108603649 gene encoding uncharacterized protein LOC108603649 isoform X2 gives MFPNYCFKKSAEDLGYEVLFLPKLRYDSESHCNSRCRLRSKSHTRNCAKMHCNDLISLQALREHTERVRQSQLTESNHSPEPNSVPRNIEFRLPPNDQQQEQSAREAAGQEPSSETLAAGKSSEQIDANQELQDSCADFFNIIYENVLEAVHGAIENMVSKHFQCILSKVDQLTVDMLHQDTLLNSMNKDLTAKIAEQTDTSINQFKFIAQMLIDSQTIFYRALNQQKRSKQRKEDRDTREELCSKTSEATSQSTPIPNSVPSVRQHQLWEQQDLNFYHTQVNGNGINNSSSSRADKPKSDCKPSSMRRTPKGVSTASMPELHRRISLMSTTVHKLKQSQCTRSPTPSFWTPTQCSSAGPPQRHVD, from the exons ATGTTTCCCAACTATTGCTTTAAGAAGAGTGCCGAGGACTTGGGCTATGAGGTGCTATTTCTGCCAAAGCTGCGATATGACAGCGAGTCCCACTGCAACTCGCGCTGCCGGCTGCGCTCCAAGTCACACACACGTAACTGCGCCAAAATGCACTGCAATGATTTGATCTCATTGCAAGCGCTGCGCGAGCACACGGAGCGCGTGCGTCAGTCCCAGTTGACTGAGAGCAATCACAGTCCGGAGCCCAACAGCGTGCCACGCAATATAGAGTTTCGTTTGCCACCCAACGatcagcagcaggagcagtcAGCACGCgaagctgctggccaagagcCGTCAAGCGAAACTTTAGCCGCGGGCAAGTCCAGCGAGCAGATTGATGCAAATCAGGAATTGCAAGACTCCTGCGCAGACTTTTTCAATATCATATACGAAAATGTATTGGAGGCCGTGCACGGAGCCATTGAGAATATGGTGAGCAAACACTTTCAGTGCATTCTTAGCAAGGTGGATCAACTTACAGTCGACATGTTGCATCAGGACACGCTTCTCAATTCAATGAACAAGGACTTAACAGCGA AAATTGCGGAGCAAACTGACACAAGCATTAATCAATTCAAGTTCATAGCGCAGATGCTCATCGAtagccaaacaattttttatcgCGCGCTCAATCAACAGAAGCGCTCCAAGCAACGCAAGGAAGACCGTGACACGCGTGAAGAGCTGTGCTCTAAGACTAGCGAAGCCACTAGCCAATCAACTCCTATACCCAACTCTGTGCCTTCTGTGCGGCAGCATCAGTTGTGGGAGCAGCAAGACTTGAACTTTTATCATACACAGGTCAACGGCAACggcatcaacaacagcagcagcagtagagcAGACAAGCCAAAATCAGATTGCAAGCCATCGAGCATGCGTCGCACGCCCAAGGGCGTAAGCACAGCCAGCATGCCCGAACTGCATAGACGCATCTCCTTAATGTCCACAACAGTTCACAAGCTGAAGCAGTCGCAGTGTACGCGCTCACCCACACCCTCCTTCTGGACGCCCACGCAGTGCAGCTCAGCAGGCC CTCCACAGCGCCACGTGGACTGA